A region of Desulfovermiculus halophilus DSM 18834 DNA encodes the following proteins:
- a CDS encoding BrnT family toxin — translation MHFEWDPQKSKINADKHGIDFETATALWEDEKRVEIEAPYPIENRHIIIAKLSDKLWTAVFTYRQKNIRLISVRRARKKERVLYE, via the coding sequence ATGCATTTTGAATGGGATCCTCAAAAAAGCAAAATCAATGCCGACAAACACGGCATTGATTTTGAGACTGCTACAGCTCTTTGGGAGGATGAAAAGCGGGTTGAAATCGAAGCACCTTATCCCATTGAAAATAGACATATTATTATTGCAAAATTAAGTGATAAGCTTTGGACTGCCGTTTTTACTTATCGGCAGAAAAACATACGCCTTATCTCAGTCAGACGTGCCAGGAAAAAAGAGAGGGTACTCTATGAATAA
- the brnA gene encoding type II toxin-antitoxin system BrnA family antitoxin — translation MNNKKIANSADEFDKRFDQGEDIHDLLDMSQANITRPGKKVRITLDVAEELIKEIDRIRGGIGVDRGALIKVWLYERVKQETTNF, via the coding sequence ATGAATAACAAAAAAATTGCCAACAGCGCCGATGAATTCGACAAACGCTTTGATCAAGGAGAAGACATCCATGATCTATTGGATATGTCTCAGGCCAACATAACACGTCCTGGAAAAAAAGTGCGGATCACCCTTGATGTTGCTGAGGAGTTGATCAAAGAAATCGATCGCATCCGGGGAGGGATTGGTGTTGATCGTGGGGCCCTGATCAAAGTCTGGCTGTATGAGAGAGTCAAACAGGAGACTACTAACTTCTAG